A window from Aliamphritea hakodatensis encodes these proteins:
- a CDS encoding tripartite tricarboxylate transporter substrate binding protein, producing the protein MFAKKAFSKPNLMAALLTTCLTAGMSMHAAAVDNIHFLIPGGAGGGWDGTARGTGEALTKSGLIKEVSYENMSGGGGGKAIAHLIETAAQQDETLMVNSTPIVIRSLSKVFPQSFRDLTPVAATIGDFGAFVVKKDSKYNSFKEVVADYQADPRAIKIAGGSARGSMDHLVAAMAFKAAGGDARQVRYVSYDGGGKAMAGLLSGEVQLLSTGLSEALTLAEAGEVRVLVMTGDERNDAAADVPTLKELGYDAVFVNWRGFFAAPGISDAKKGEYVAVLQKMYDTQEWEDVRARNGWSEIFKPDAEFVSFLKEQETEVGNLMRDLGFLK; encoded by the coding sequence ATGTTCGCCAAGAAAGCCTTCTCCAAACCAAACCTGATGGCAGCGCTGCTGACCACCTGTCTGACGGCGGGTATGTCTATGCACGCTGCGGCGGTTGATAACATTCACTTCCTGATTCCCGGCGGTGCCGGCGGTGGCTGGGACGGTACTGCCCGGGGGACCGGTGAAGCCCTGACCAAGTCTGGTCTGATCAAGGAAGTTTCCTATGAAAATATGTCTGGCGGTGGTGGCGGCAAAGCCATTGCACACCTGATCGAGACAGCTGCGCAGCAAGACGAAACGCTGATGGTGAACTCAACGCCGATCGTGATCCGTTCCCTGTCTAAAGTATTCCCTCAGTCGTTCCGCGACCTGACACCGGTTGCTGCCACCATTGGTGACTTCGGTGCATTCGTGGTGAAAAAAGATTCCAAGTACAACAGCTTTAAAGAAGTGGTCGCTGATTATCAGGCTGACCCGCGTGCGATCAAGATTGCCGGTGGTTCTGCCCGGGGCAGCATGGACCATTTAGTGGCGGCAATGGCGTTTAAAGCGGCCGGTGGCGATGCCCGTCAGGTGCGCTATGTATCTTACGATGGCGGCGGAAAGGCGATGGCCGGCCTGTTGTCCGGTGAGGTTCAGCTGTTATCCACAGGTCTGAGTGAAGCGCTGACCCTGGCGGAAGCCGGTGAAGTACGGGTGCTGGTGATGACCGGTGACGAGCGTAATGATGCCGCTGCTGACGTGCCGACCCTGAAAGAACTGGGTTACGACGCCGTGTTTGTTAACTGGCGTGGTTTCTTTGCCGCACCGGGTATCTCTGATGCTAAGAAAGGTGAATACGTCGCTGTGCTGCAGAAAATGTACGACACCCAGGAGTGGGAAGACGTTCGCGCCCGTAATGGCTGGAGCGAAATCTTTAAGCCTGATGCTGAGTTCGTCAGCTTCCTGAAGGAACAGGAAACCGAAGTCGGTAACCTGATGCGCGATCTGGGCTTCCTGAAGTAA
- a CDS encoding tripartite tricarboxylate transporter TctB family protein, with translation MTITKDHIGGLVFLCLSVAYGYYARDIPLLPGDEFEPFTARSVPNALAWIGGVLSLALIVTAKSDAANTLRLAGLDFGLVSKLLILVVLFGLALDWLGFLLATVLFLVAGYWLLGERRPKMLLIASVPFAVGIWFVLTQLLDIYLAKGKFFTMLMGG, from the coding sequence ATGACGATTACCAAAGACCATATTGGCGGCCTGGTGTTTCTCTGCCTGTCGGTTGCCTACGGCTATTACGCCCGGGATATTCCTCTGTTACCCGGGGATGAGTTTGAACCCTTCACCGCCCGCAGTGTGCCCAATGCACTGGCCTGGATTGGCGGTGTGCTGTCGCTGGCACTGATCGTGACGGCTAAGTCTGATGCCGCGAATACATTGCGTCTGGCGGGGCTGGATTTTGGCCTGGTCAGCAAGTTACTGATTTTAGTGGTGCTGTTCGGTCTGGCACTGGACTGGCTGGGCTTCCTGCTGGCCACTGTACTCTTTCTGGTGGCTGGCTACTGGCTGCTGGGGGAACGGCGGCCAAAAATGTTACTGATTGCGTCCGTGCCGTTTGCTGTCGGTATCTGGTTTGTACTGACCCAGTTGCTGGATATTTATCTGGCCAAGGGTAAGTTTTTCACAATGTTAATGGGAGGCTAG
- a CDS encoding ATP-binding protein — translation MKFSIRSLKLKKRMVLILGLIALLQTSIIGLFALHNLNRSLDEQIGQQALHVAKTIAAMSEVIDAVQRKDSAMLQPLSMHLAQKAQTRFVVFGDQDSIRLSHPNPAMIGLSLVDDDDDDISPTLKQGIERVSKAKGSLGWSMRARVPVYDHNGKDIIGVISVGYLLDTVEATIAGYRITLILVIIGAFAFSVLTALWFADHFKKATFGLEPEQIGRLFDEQKATLQSVREGIIAINSEGQITTINQTAIKTLGLPTDTDLTGQPIEELLPDSAMLEVLASGEPQFDNEVWLKGKNLIVNRLPLHQGDTITGVVSSFRRKDELDQVSKKLTRIQQYADSLRSQAHEYSNKLHTIAGLIQINAKEEALALIGQETQDHQELIHLLVASVPDPILAGCLLGKYNRARELSLRLNIDPESQMADLPENLPRDQLVSILGNLIDNALEATRSHRGAGGEVKLSMTDLGNDLIFEIEDQGAGISGDRQQRIFEKGVTSKTGSGHGIGLYLVRKLLDDLDGTITLEPADNSGSRFIVYIPKVQSHD, via the coding sequence ATGAAATTCTCCATACGCAGCCTGAAGCTAAAAAAACGCATGGTACTGATCCTCGGTCTGATCGCGTTATTGCAGACCAGTATCATCGGCCTCTTTGCCTTGCATAACCTCAACCGGTCGCTCGATGAGCAAATCGGTCAGCAAGCCCTGCACGTGGCAAAAACCATTGCCGCTATGTCCGAAGTCATCGATGCCGTGCAGCGTAAAGACTCCGCCATGCTGCAACCGCTGAGTATGCATCTGGCGCAAAAAGCCCAAACCCGTTTTGTGGTATTCGGCGATCAGGACAGCATTCGTCTCTCCCATCCCAACCCGGCAATGATCGGTCTGTCACTTGTGGATGACGATGACGATGACATATCTCCCACCCTGAAACAGGGCATTGAACGGGTCTCCAAAGCCAAAGGCAGCCTTGGCTGGTCTATGCGGGCCCGGGTACCGGTATATGATCACAACGGCAAAGACATCATCGGGGTTATTTCGGTGGGCTACCTGCTGGACACCGTGGAAGCGACCATCGCCGGTTACCGCATCACCCTGATACTGGTCATCATCGGTGCCTTTGCCTTCAGCGTGCTGACTGCCCTGTGGTTTGCCGATCACTTCAAAAAAGCCACCTTCGGGCTGGAGCCGGAGCAGATCGGCCGCCTGTTCGACGAACAGAAAGCCACCCTGCAATCGGTCCGTGAAGGCATCATTGCCATCAACAGCGAAGGTCAGATCACCACCATCAACCAGACCGCCATTAAAACCCTTGGCCTGCCCACTGATACCGACCTCACCGGCCAGCCGATTGAAGAACTGCTGCCCGACAGTGCCATGCTGGAAGTTCTTGCCAGCGGTGAACCCCAGTTCGACAATGAAGTCTGGCTGAAGGGCAAAAACCTGATTGTGAACCGCCTGCCCCTGCATCAGGGGGACACCATCACCGGCGTGGTGTCGAGTTTCCGCCGCAAAGACGAGCTTGATCAGGTGAGTAAAAAACTCACCCGAATCCAGCAGTACGCCGACAGCCTGCGCAGTCAGGCCCATGAATACTCCAACAAACTGCACACCATCGCCGGGCTGATTCAGATTAACGCCAAAGAAGAAGCGCTGGCGCTGATCGGTCAGGAAACCCAGGACCATCAGGAACTGATACATTTGCTGGTTGCATCAGTGCCTGATCCGATTCTCGCCGGCTGTCTGCTGGGCAAGTACAACCGCGCCCGGGAACTCAGCCTGCGCCTGAATATCGACCCGGAAAGCCAGATGGCTGATCTGCCCGAAAACCTGCCCCGGGATCAGCTCGTCAGCATTCTTGGCAACCTCATCGATAATGCCCTTGAAGCCACCCGCAGCCACCGGGGGGCCGGCGGTGAAGTAAAGCTGTCCATGACGGATCTGGGAAATGATCTAATCTTTGAAATAGAAGATCAGGGTGCCGGCATCAGCGGCGACCGGCAGCAACGTATATTTGAAAAAGGTGTCACCAGCAAAACCGGCAGTGGCCACGGCATTGGCCTTTATCTGGTCAGGAAACTGTTGGATGATCTGGACGGCACCATCACCCTGGAACCTGCTGATAACAGCGGCAGCCGCTTTATCGTCTATATACCGAAGGTACAGAGCCATGACTGA
- a CDS encoding class II aldolase/adducin family protein, which translates to MSQEQQLRIDLAAAFRLVYELDMHESVANHLSAAVSPDGKQFLMNRRWMHFANVTASNLQLLDSEDDSIMHTDEAPDASAWAIHGNVHKAFPHARVILHVHSTYATALSTLKDPRILPLDNNTARFYNRIAYDTNFGGIATSDAEGKRIMDTFEGKKALMMGNHGVSVVGETVAEAFESLYYLEKACKTMVLAYSTGQPLNVLPDDLAEETAASWDEFKGAGDAHFEQLKAMLDKKDPSYRD; encoded by the coding sequence ATGTCACAGGAACAACAATTACGTATCGATCTGGCAGCCGCGTTTCGGCTGGTCTATGAACTGGATATGCATGAGTCGGTTGCGAATCATCTGAGTGCGGCAGTCTCCCCGGACGGCAAACAGTTTCTGATGAACCGTCGCTGGATGCATTTTGCCAATGTTACCGCCAGCAATCTGCAGTTACTGGACAGTGAAGATGACAGCATCATGCACACCGATGAAGCGCCGGATGCCTCTGCCTGGGCCATTCATGGCAATGTGCATAAAGCCTTTCCCCATGCCCGGGTCATTCTGCATGTGCATTCTACCTACGCAACCGCACTGTCGACGCTGAAAGATCCGCGCATTTTACCGCTGGATAACAATACCGCCCGGTTCTATAACCGGATTGCGTATGACACCAATTTTGGGGGCATCGCAACCAGTGATGCAGAAGGTAAGCGCATCATGGATACCTTTGAAGGTAAGAAAGCCCTGATGATGGGGAACCATGGTGTGTCCGTGGTGGGTGAAACCGTCGCGGAAGCGTTTGAAAGCCTGTATTACCTGGAAAAAGCCTGTAAAACCATGGTACTTGCGTATTCAACCGGTCAGCCGCTGAATGTGTTACCGGATGATCTGGCGGAAGAAACCGCTGCCAGCTGGGATGAATTCAAAGGCGCCGGGGATGCGCACTTTGAACAGCTCAAAGCCATGCTCGATAAGAAGGACCCGTCTTACCGGGATTAA
- a CDS encoding ABC transporter substrate-binding protein, whose amino-acid sequence MLNPYDFDSVGRHLAPSGRLRVAINLGNPVLAQRNPHTDEPQGISVELAKRLAKQLGLVMEIIEYDAAGKVVEALDSDNPADHWDLAFLARDPLRGETIGFTRPYVVIEGCYLVRKDSDINTNLDLDQPGMRVSVNKGAAYDLHLSRNLVQAEVVRAEDGKTAAEIFLEQGLDAAAGVRQSLTQIAADNPDLKVLDENFMTIDQAMCVPKTVLCGNNCIAQEYLQDFVREQKRNGFVRRWLNSNGQHNVTVAD is encoded by the coding sequence ATGCTCAACCCATACGATTTTGATTCTGTCGGCCGGCACCTGGCGCCAAGCGGCCGTCTTCGGGTAGCAATTAATCTCGGCAACCCGGTACTGGCACAACGTAACCCCCACACTGACGAACCTCAGGGAATATCCGTCGAACTCGCCAAGCGGCTGGCTAAGCAGCTCGGGCTGGTGATGGAAATTATCGAGTACGACGCAGCCGGCAAGGTTGTGGAAGCACTCGACAGCGATAACCCTGCCGACCACTGGGATCTGGCATTCCTTGCCCGTGACCCGCTGCGCGGCGAAACCATCGGCTTTACCCGACCATACGTGGTCATTGAAGGCTGTTATCTGGTGCGCAAAGACAGCGACATCAACACTAACCTCGATCTGGACCAGCCCGGCATGCGGGTCAGCGTCAACAAAGGTGCCGCCTACGATCTGCACCTGAGCCGCAATCTGGTACAGGCAGAAGTGGTCCGCGCGGAAGACGGTAAAACCGCTGCGGAAATCTTTCTGGAACAGGGCCTGGATGCCGCCGCCGGCGTGCGCCAGTCACTCACCCAGATCGCGGCGGACAACCCTGACCTGAAGGTTCTGGACGAAAACTTCATGACCATTGATCAAGCCATGTGCGTACCGAAAACAGTGCTCTGCGGCAACAACTGTATCGCGCAGGAATACCTGCAGGACTTCGTGCGCGAACAGAAACGCAACGGCTTTGTCCGGCGCTGGCTTAACAGCAATGGTCAGCATAACGTCACAGTTGCTGACTAA
- a CDS encoding tripartite tricarboxylate transporter permease, which yields MLDGIFTGLSTALMPFNLLMVVVGCFAGTFIGMLPGLGPISAVALMIPITYGLDPSSGIILMAGVYYGAVFGGSTSSILINAPGCASTVVTSFDGYPLAQQQQAGKALALAAYSSFTGGTIGALALLFAAPALATVSLSFQSTDYFALMVLGLTAVAAFAGKGQVLKALIMAVFGLMIATVGTDLSSGAPRYTFGSVDLIDGVSFLLLAMATFALTEVVMTVLKGEHRDEEKQVDMSQLGSMKLSKEEVLHIAPTVGRSSVFGFLVGILPGAGATIASFLAYGLERNLASVKERLKFGKGALRGLAAPESANNAASTGSFVPLLTLGIPGSGTTAIMLGALIAYGIQPGPRLFIDNPDVFWSVIISMYFGNLVLLILNLPLIPYISRLLVIPRPILIPLILFFSITGVYLVSFNSFDIHMMAIITLIAIFLKLLNFPMAPMLLGFILGGLMETNLSRALIISDGSMAFLWERPLTLAIMIIAALMLFMTPLIELMKKFRSDRGVEESVGEGEG from the coding sequence ATGTTGGATGGAATTTTTACCGGTTTATCCACTGCGCTGATGCCGTTTAACCTGTTAATGGTGGTGGTAGGCTGTTTTGCCGGCACCTTTATCGGCATGTTACCGGGGCTGGGGCCGATTTCGGCTGTCGCGCTGATGATCCCGATTACTTACGGATTAGATCCGTCTTCCGGCATCATTCTGATGGCCGGGGTCTATTACGGGGCCGTATTTGGCGGTTCGACGTCTTCAATTCTGATCAATGCACCGGGCTGTGCAAGTACGGTTGTAACCTCTTTTGACGGCTATCCGCTGGCGCAACAGCAGCAGGCGGGTAAAGCACTGGCGCTGGCGGCGTATTCATCATTCACCGGCGGCACTATCGGTGCGCTGGCACTGTTGTTTGCTGCCCCGGCACTGGCGACGGTGTCGCTGAGTTTTCAGTCGACGGACTATTTCGCCCTGATGGTACTGGGCCTGACGGCGGTCGCTGCGTTTGCCGGTAAGGGGCAGGTGCTTAAAGCGCTGATTATGGCGGTGTTCGGCCTGATGATTGCGACGGTGGGGACGGATCTCAGTTCCGGTGCGCCGCGCTATACCTTCGGCAGTGTGGATCTGATCGACGGGGTCAGCTTCCTGTTACTGGCGATGGCAACGTTCGCCCTGACAGAAGTAGTCATGACGGTGTTAAAAGGGGAGCACCGTGATGAAGAAAAGCAGGTGGACATGAGCCAGCTGGGCAGTATGAAACTCAGTAAAGAGGAAGTGCTGCATATCGCACCCACGGTAGGCCGCAGTTCTGTGTTCGGTTTTCTGGTGGGCATTTTGCCGGGGGCCGGGGCAACCATTGCATCCTTCCTGGCCTACGGTCTGGAGCGTAACCTGGCATCGGTTAAGGAACGGCTGAAGTTTGGTAAAGGCGCATTACGGGGGCTGGCGGCGCCGGAATCCGCAAACAACGCGGCCTCGACCGGCTCGTTTGTACCCCTGCTGACACTGGGTATTCCGGGCTCAGGTACTACGGCAATCATGTTGGGGGCGCTGATTGCATACGGTATTCAGCCGGGGCCGCGGTTATTCATTGATAACCCGGATGTGTTCTGGTCGGTGATCATTTCCATGTACTTCGGTAATCTGGTGCTGCTGATTCTGAACCTGCCGCTGATCCCGTATATCTCCCGTTTGCTGGTGATTCCGCGGCCGATTCTGATTCCGCTGATTCTGTTCTTCTCAATCACCGGGGTGTATCTGGTGAGCTTTAACAGCTTCGATATTCATATGATGGCGATCATCACTTTGATTGCGATCTTCCTGAAGTTGCTGAACTTCCCGATGGCACCGATGTTGTTAGGCTTCATTCTGGGCGGGCTGATGGAAACCAACCTCAGCCGGGCGCTGATTATATCTGACGGCAGCATGGCCTTTCTGTGGGAACGTCCGCTGACGCTGGCGATCATGATCATCGCGGCGCTGATGCTGTTCATGACACCGCTGATTGAACTGATGAAGAAGTTTCGCTCTGACCGGGGCGTTGAAGAATCCGTGGGAGAAGGCGAAGGTTAA
- a CDS encoding response regulator, giving the protein MTDIRVIIAEDDRQIAAIQQRFLERIEGFELVGMAHGLEEAEDLVEIMQPDLILLDVQFPTGTGLDLLRKLRADNSSVDVILVTAAKEVDTLREALHGGVFDFILKPLVFERLQETLHNYRQHLNKLQALQSLDQQNVDTMLPRGQVPKTTPQPQRLPKGIDSITLDKIRQVLQDKDVALNASEVGDYINASRTTARRYLEYMVSSDELHAEVSYGSVGRPERKYRLNP; this is encoded by the coding sequence ATGACTGATATCCGGGTAATCATTGCCGAAGATGACCGCCAGATTGCCGCCATCCAGCAACGTTTTCTGGAGCGAATTGAAGGCTTTGAGCTGGTCGGGATGGCCCACGGTCTGGAAGAAGCGGAAGATCTGGTGGAAATCATGCAACCGGATCTGATCCTGCTGGACGTACAGTTTCCCACCGGCACCGGCCTGGATCTGCTACGTAAACTGCGGGCCGATAACAGCAGTGTCGATGTCATACTGGTCACCGCCGCCAAAGAAGTGGATACCCTCCGTGAAGCCCTGCATGGCGGTGTTTTTGACTTTATCCTCAAGCCGCTGGTCTTTGAACGCCTGCAGGAAACCCTGCACAACTACCGGCAACACCTGAACAAACTTCAGGCACTGCAATCACTGGATCAGCAAAACGTCGATACCATGTTACCCCGGGGCCAGGTTCCCAAAACCACACCGCAGCCACAACGCCTGCCCAAGGGCATCGACAGCATTACGCTGGACAAGATCCGTCAGGTGCTGCAGGACAAAGACGTCGCCCTCAATGCCAGCGAAGTGGGCGACTATATCAATGCCAGCCGCACCACTGCCCGGCGCTATCTGGAATATATGGTCAGCAGCGACGAGCTGCATGCTGAAGTCAGTTACGGCAGCGTTGGCAGGCCGGAACGCAAGTACCGGCTTAACCCGTAA